A region of the Candidatus Goldiibacteriota bacterium genome:
GGTAGTTGAAGAAGTGATTTATGAAGCTCTCCCGGTACAGCAGCAGGAAGCGGCAATTGCTGAAGCAACAGGAAAAATGACAGAAGCGGGAAAAGTGGCAGCTTCAAAGAAACTTGAAAAGAAATACGCAAAGATGAATGACAAGAAGAAAGCTGCGGAACAGGCAAAACTTAATAAGAAATTTAATAAGATGACAGAAGAACAGAAAGAAGCAGTTAAGGCAAAAGCGGTTGAAAAGATGAATGCCCTTCCGGAAGCGGAAAAAGCGCAGATAAGGGCAAAAGCACAGGAAAAAATTAACGGTCTTACACCTGAAAAAAGGGCTGAACTTGTTGCAAAGGCAGAACAGCGCTGGACAAATATGAGCGAAGAGAAAAGGGCTGAAAAGCTTGCAAAGGCAAAAGAAAGATGGAACGGTATGTCCAAAGAAGAAAAAAAGATGATGAAGGAAAAGAAGTCCAAAGAAGAAAAGATGAAAAAAGAAATGAAAGGC
Encoded here:
- a CDS encoding DUF3106 domain-containing protein produces the protein MKKGLGLLMVMFFMTFAVVAIADEATDITKDDAVVEEVIYEALPVQQQEAAIAEATGKMTEAGKVAASKKLEKKYAKMNDKKKAAEQAKLNKKFNKMTEEQKEAVKAKAVEKMNALPEAEKAQIRAKAQEKINGLTPEKRAELVAKAEQRWTNMSEEKRAEKLAKAKERWNGMSKEEKKMMKEKKSKEEKMKKEMKGKTEEVKGKMEDAAKKIKEEKGKGKK